In one Deltaproteobacteria bacterium genomic region, the following are encoded:
- the leuA gene encoding 2-isopropylmalate synthase, with the protein MKEQRKNKYQPYPAMALSDRSWPDKVITKAPLWCSVDLRDGNQALASPMGIDQKMAMFDLLVRIGFKEIEVGFPAASEVEFNFLRKLIEKDHIPCDVTLQVLTTAREEHIKRTFEAIKGVNKAIVHLYNSTSRVQREAVFKKSQNEITAIAVKGAATMKQLRDESGNSGIRFEYSPESYTGTEDSFALHICHAVMDVWKPTRLDRMIINLPATVEMFTPNIYADRIEWFHRHIKYRESVILSVHTHNDRGTAVAAAEMAIMAGADRVEGALFGNGERSGNMDIVTMALNLYTQGIETGLDFSDIDHVRKIYRECTAMDIHPRHPYAGELVYTAFSGSHQDAINKGLKANEASESERWDVPYLPIDPKDVGRNYEAVIRINSQSGKGGVAYIMESEFGYRLPRDMQPHFGKIVQKETEIKGSELAAKEIGNAFHDTYMPDSGPYCLKSFESHNATGEVSHIEAVISHEGVHFSIKSEGKGPIDAFAKGMKEEFALSFTITIYEEHELSPGSEAKAIAYMGITDKRGQTFFGAAIDENIEMATVKALVCAVCRMRM; encoded by the coding sequence ATGAAGGAACAAAGAAAAAACAAGTACCAACCCTACCCTGCTATGGCCCTTTCAGACAGAAGCTGGCCTGACAAGGTCATTACAAAGGCGCCCCTTTGGTGTAGCGTCGATCTTAGAGACGGCAACCAGGCCCTTGCCTCACCTATGGGAATTGACCAGAAGATGGCCATGTTCGACCTCCTTGTAAGAATCGGTTTTAAGGAGATAGAGGTTGGTTTTCCTGCGGCTTCGGAGGTGGAATTTAATTTCCTGCGGAAACTGATCGAGAAAGATCATATTCCCTGTGATGTAACCTTACAGGTGCTCACTACTGCCCGTGAAGAGCATATTAAGAGAACCTTTGAGGCCATCAAGGGAGTTAATAAGGCCATCGTTCATCTTTACAACTCTACATCGAGAGTACAGCGGGAAGCGGTCTTTAAAAAGAGTCAGAATGAGATAACTGCCATTGCCGTCAAGGGTGCCGCTACTATGAAGCAATTGAGAGATGAGTCCGGCAACAGCGGAATCAGATTTGAGTACTCTCCCGAAAGTTATACGGGAACAGAGGACAGCTTTGCCCTTCATATCTGTCATGCCGTTATGGATGTGTGGAAACCGACCCGTCTCGACAGGATGATTATCAATCTCCCTGCAACGGTAGAGATGTTTACACCCAACATCTATGCCGACAGGATCGAATGGTTTCACCGTCATATTAAATACCGGGAATCTGTCATTTTAAGCGTCCATACCCATAATGACAGGGGAACAGCCGTAGCGGCGGCAGAAATGGCGATCATGGCAGGTGCCGACCGCGTGGAAGGCGCTCTTTTCGGCAACGGTGAGCGCTCGGGAAATATGGATATAGTCACTATGGCCCTTAATCTCTATACCCAGGGGATAGAAACGGGACTCGATTTTTCAGACATTGACCATGTAAGGAAAATCTATAGAGAGTGCACGGCTATGGATATTCATCCCCGCCACCCTTATGCAGGAGAACTCGTCTACACAGCTTTTTCCGGCTCACATCAGGATGCAATCAACAAGGGGCTCAAAGCCAATGAGGCATCTGAAAGTGAACGATGGGATGTACCCTACCTCCCTATTGACCCGAAAGATGTGGGAAGAAACTACGAAGCCGTCATCAGGATCAACAGCCAGTCGGGAAAAGGCGGAGTCGCCTACATCATGGAAAGTGAGTTCGGCTATCGCCTTCCGAGAGATATGCAGCCACATTTCGGTAAGATCGTACAAAAGGAAACTGAAATTAAGGGATCGGAATTAGCGGCTAAGGAGATAGGTAACGCTTTTCATGACACCTACATGCCGGATAGTGGCCCCTACTGTCTCAAATCATTTGAGAGCCATAATGCCACCGGTGAGGTTTCTCATATTGAGGCGGTAATAAGCCATGAAGGTGTCCATTTCTCCATCAAATCGGAAGGGAAAGGCCCCATTGATGCTTTTGCAAAAGGGATGAAGGAGGAATTTGCTCTCTCTTTTACCATAACGATCTACGAGGAACATGAATTGTCGCCAGGCTCGGAAGCAAAAGCTATAGCCTATATGGGAATTACTGATAAAAGAGGCCAAACCTTTTTCGGGGCGGCAATTGATGAGAATATTGAAATGGCGACTGTAAAGGCGCTCGTTTGTGCTGTTTGTCGTATGCGCATGTAA
- a CDS encoding U32 family peptidase, giving the protein MKRKIELLAPGGDIDSIKAAIVAGADAIYCGLDKFNARNRAENITFEDLNGILRLAHKNNCEVFLTLNIIITESEIPALIRLLNKLVNTSIDGVIVQDLGMFYLLSNYFKGLKIHASTQLTTHNEGQIHFLHKLNATRVNLSRELNINEVKALAVVGHKSNILTEIFVHGSYCISFSGLCYISSLHGGNSGNRGRCSQPCRDEYITTPQGKNFPLNLKDNSAWFDLREIYDARVDSIKIEGRIKSFDYVYTVVNSWRKQIASFYNQYRLKSDNSDLYKVFNRDFSNAFMKGDINKDMFIDYPRDHSIKQYSELNIDSSNDKLIKEKKEFYDKKEEIIWTVKGKIKDLSIEKSPLIINISGKEDRPLKVSVKTTDSTFDVLSETHLKKAAHETLNKDFLLQRLKAVNDSSYYIKALELEALEDDLFIPFKELTLIKKRILYILNGSREFVDPIEVPLIKKQNNVKIKPTLSVLISSQKDLYLCNASSANIYFQLPDCIENEVPEFIELFRKNKKLIPWFPSVLIGESYAAAVEFLRQLQPKLIVTNNTGIAYEAGKNGIPWIAGPYLNIVNSFSLLCLKEKFNCHGSFISNELKKIQIKNIKRPDDFELYYSIYHPIVLMTSRQCFFHQVTGCEKDRIDDNCIPECNKSALITNVKKVSFLIEKRSGSYNCLYNEKNYLNTDIISDLPDLFSGFFIDLRDIKTGTEIDMDKRGIIKLFENCLNGNSESIKELNQIIHPTTKAQYKKGI; this is encoded by the coding sequence ATGAAGAGAAAAATTGAATTACTGGCGCCAGGCGGAGATATTGATTCCATAAAAGCTGCAATTGTTGCAGGAGCGGATGCTATCTACTGTGGTTTGGATAAATTTAATGCCAGAAACCGGGCAGAAAATATAACATTTGAAGATTTGAATGGGATTTTAAGGCTTGCTCATAAAAATAATTGCGAAGTTTTTCTCACCCTTAATATCATTATCACGGAAAGTGAAATCCCGGCCCTTATCAGGTTACTGAATAAATTAGTTAATACGTCTATCGATGGAGTCATTGTGCAGGATTTAGGGATGTTTTATCTCTTATCCAACTATTTTAAGGGGCTTAAAATTCATGCCTCTACTCAGCTTACTACCCATAATGAAGGTCAGATACATTTTTTACATAAACTCAATGCTACCCGGGTTAATCTATCAAGAGAGTTGAATATTAATGAAGTAAAAGCATTAGCGGTGGTTGGGCATAAAAGTAATATCCTGACCGAAATATTTGTCCACGGTTCCTACTGTATCTCTTTTTCAGGCCTTTGTTATATCAGTTCTCTTCATGGGGGGAATTCAGGAAATCGCGGCAGATGCAGCCAACCCTGCAGAGATGAATATATAACGACGCCACAAGGTAAAAACTTCCCTCTTAATCTTAAAGATAATTCAGCCTGGTTTGATCTAAGGGAAATATATGATGCCCGCGTTGACTCAATAAAGATTGAAGGAAGAATAAAGAGCTTTGATTACGTCTATACGGTGGTAAACAGCTGGAGAAAGCAAATCGCTAGTTTTTATAATCAATACAGACTAAAGAGCGACAATAGCGATCTTTATAAGGTCTTTAACCGGGATTTTTCAAATGCCTTTATGAAGGGAGATATTAATAAAGATATGTTTATTGATTATCCCAGGGACCATTCAATAAAGCAGTATTCTGAGCTTAATATTGATTCTTCAAATGATAAATTGATAAAAGAGAAAAAGGAATTTTATGACAAAAAAGAAGAAATTATATGGACTGTTAAAGGTAAAATTAAAGACTTAAGTATAGAAAAATCGCCTTTAATAATAAATATTTCAGGGAAAGAAGATAGGCCTTTAAAAGTCTCTGTAAAAACAACGGACAGTACCTTTGATGTGCTTTCAGAGACTCATCTTAAAAAAGCCGCTCATGAGACCTTAAATAAGGATTTTTTATTACAACGGCTTAAAGCTGTAAATGATAGCTCATATTACATTAAGGCGCTGGAATTAGAGGCACTTGAAGATGATCTTTTTATCCCTTTTAAAGAACTTACTTTAATAAAAAAAAGAATATTATACATCTTGAATGGCTCAAGAGAATTTGTTGACCCTATTGAAGTTCCCCTCATAAAAAAGCAGAATAACGTAAAGATAAAACCCACGCTTTCTGTATTAATCTCCTCCCAAAAGGATCTATATCTTTGTAATGCAAGCTCTGCAAACATCTATTTTCAACTTCCTGATTGCATTGAAAATGAAGTGCCTGAGTTTATAGAACTTTTTAGAAAAAATAAGAAATTAATTCCCTGGTTCCCCTCTGTTTTAATCGGAGAAAGCTATGCTGCTGCAGTGGAGTTTCTTAGGCAGCTGCAACCCAAACTTATTGTAACTAACAATACGGGAATTGCTTATGAAGCGGGTAAAAATGGAATCCCCTGGATAGCAGGCCCCTATCTTAATATTGTTAATTCCTTTAGCCTTTTATGTTTGAAGGAAAAATTTAACTGTCATGGTTCATTCATTTCAAATGAGCTTAAAAAAATTCAGATAAAGAACATTAAAAGGCCTGACGATTTCGAACTTTATTACAGTATCTATCACCCCATTGTATTAATGACCAGCAGGCAATGTTTTTTTCATCAGGTGACGGGATGTGAAAAAGATAGAATTGATGATAACTGTATTCCAGAGTGTAATAAATCTGCATTAATTACAAATGTAAAAAAGGTCTCTTTTCTCATTGAAAAAAGATCAGGGAGCTATAATTGTCTCTACAATGAGAAAAATTATCTCAATACGGATATTATTTCAGATTTGCCGGATCTCTTTTCCGGCTTTTTCATTGATTTACGGGATATAAAAACGGGTACTGAAATAGATATGGATAAAAGGGGAATAATAAAGCTTTTTGAAAATTGCCTGAATGGAAATTCTGAATCAATTAAGGAACTTAATCAAATTATTCACCCCACAACTAAGGCCCAATATAAAAAAGGAATCTAA
- a CDS encoding type II toxin-antitoxin system prevent-host-death family antitoxin has product MDSISYSEFRSHLAGTLDKVNDDHVPILITRRNGKPAVVISLEDFKSYEETAYLMASPKNAERLNEAIAEVEAGKAITKDLIEE; this is encoded by the coding sequence ATGGATTCTATTAGCTACTCTGAATTTCGAAGTCATTTGGCCGGCACACTAGACAAAGTTAACGATGATCATGTGCCTATACTGATTACCCGCAGGAATGGTAAGCCTGCCGTTGTCATTTCTTTGGAGGATTTCAAATCCTATGAAGAAACGGCCTACTTAATGGCGAGTCCTAAAAATGCGGAGCGTCTCAACGAGGCCATTGCTGAAGTTGAGGCAGGCAAAGCTATCACTAAAGATCTTATTGAAGAATGA